Proteins encoded in a region of the Methylosinus trichosporium OB3b genome:
- a CDS encoding IS4 family transposase, producing MRFQNSVFVDLLKPIDRRAFGQIVARHKGDAYDKSFKSWDHLVVLIAAQLGGETSLRSLEAAFNANSGSHYHLGVRRIARSTLAEANARRPVGVFADLFARLSCELDRRTRRDGAELLRLIDSTPIPLSKFHDFARSNGRIHGMKMHVVYDPGVDRPFCVEVTPANVNDVEIGKKTPIEAGATYVFDKGYYDFKWWRDIHEARALFVTRPKSNTRLTDLADREMPQTRGEGYTVLRDCEVELASKGDSKLPMPLRRLHIQRDALKDGKPQLIVVITNDMTRSAVEIAALYKARWAIELLFRWIKQHLNIRKFLGENENAVRLQLIAAMIAFVLLRIAAHRHDIELAHLRFSELAGRFLFERRPIDRLERPPPKYQAARRRISPRQLELAYA from the coding sequence ATGCGCTTCCAGAATAGCGTTTTTGTCGACTTGCTCAAGCCGATCGATCGTCGCGCGTTCGGCCAAATCGTCGCGCGCCACAAGGGCGACGCCTACGACAAATCCTTCAAGAGCTGGGATCATCTCGTCGTCCTGATCGCCGCTCAGCTCGGCGGCGAAACGAGCCTGCGCAGCCTCGAGGCCGCCTTCAACGCCAACAGCGGCTCCCATTATCACCTCGGCGTCCGCAGGATCGCCCGCTCCACCCTCGCCGAAGCCAACGCACGCCGGCCCGTCGGCGTCTTCGCCGATCTTTTCGCGCGCCTCTCCTGCGAACTCGACCGCAGAACGCGCCGCGACGGCGCCGAGCTGCTGCGCCTCATCGATTCGACGCCTATCCCGTTGAGCAAATTCCACGACTTCGCCCGCTCGAACGGCCGCATCCACGGCATGAAGATGCACGTCGTCTACGATCCCGGGGTCGACCGCCCCTTCTGCGTCGAGGTCACGCCCGCCAATGTCAACGATGTCGAGATCGGCAAGAAGACGCCGATCGAGGCCGGCGCGACCTATGTCTTCGACAAGGGCTATTATGATTTCAAATGGTGGAGGGACATTCACGAGGCCCGAGCCTTGTTCGTCACGCGCCCCAAGAGCAACACCCGCCTCACCGACCTCGCGGATCGGGAGATGCCGCAGACGCGCGGCGAAGGCTACACCGTGCTCAGGGATTGCGAGGTCGAGCTCGCCAGCAAGGGCGACTCGAAACTGCCCATGCCGCTGCGTCGCCTTCATATTCAACGCGATGCGCTGAAGGACGGCAAGCCGCAGCTGATCGTCGTGATCACCAACGACATGACGCGTTCGGCGGTCGAGATCGCCGCGCTCTACAAGGCGCGCTGGGCCATAGAGCTGCTGTTCCGCTGGATCAAGCAGCATCTCAACATCCGCAAGTTTCTCGGCGAAAACGAGAACGCCGTGCGGCTGCAGCTGATCGCGGCGATGATCGCTTTCGTGCTGCTGCGCATCGCCGCCCACCGCCACGATATCGAACTCGCGCATCTGCGGTTCTCGGAGCTCGCCGGCAGGTTTCTGTTCGAGCGGCGACCGATCGACAGACTCGAACGGCCGCCGCCCAAATATCAGGCCGCGCGGCGGCGCATATCGCCGAGGCAGCTGGAGCTCGCCTATGCCTGA
- a CDS encoding YidB family protein: MGLLDGIIGGAIGVEIATLINGYIEKRGGLQNVVADFEKGGYGDKVKSWIGTGPNMPITAEQVQQTLGSDRMKELGNKFGIPMDKVAAQLAEYLPKAIDKVTPEGKLPTDKS; the protein is encoded by the coding sequence ATGGGTCTGCTCGACGGAATCATCGGCGGCGCGATCGGCGTCGAGATCGCCACGCTGATCAACGGCTATATCGAGAAACGCGGCGGGCTCCAGAACGTCGTCGCCGATTTCGAGAAGGGCGGCTATGGCGACAAGGTCAAGTCCTGGATCGGCACCGGCCCCAACATGCCGATCACGGCGGAGCAGGTGCAGCAGACCCTGGGCTCGGATCGCATGAAGGAGCTCGGAAACAAATTCGGCATTCCGATGGACAAGGTCGCGGCGCAGCTCGCCGAATATCTGCCCAAGGCGATCGACAAGGTCACGCCCGAAGGCAAGCTGCCAACCGATAAATCCTGA